From the Pseudomonas sp. VD-NE ins genome, the window GTTCCTGCGGTGCCAGCACACCTTGCTGAAAGCCCATTTCCATCAGCGCTTTCATCTTCGCCAGACCTTGCAGCGCCGCTTCCTTCGGGTTCGAGGACTGCTGGCTGTTGCTCTGGGAGGCAACGTTGCCGTAGGACAGACCACCGTAGTTATGGGTCGGCCCCACTAGACCGTCAAAATTGACTTCATAGGATTTCATCAGCGAGGCTCCACGAGAATCTGTTGTTATAGGCTTCAGTAACTGTTCTTTAAGACCGCGGTGCGGCCATCGCTGGCAAGCCAGCTCCCACAGGATTGGTGGTGTTCACAGATTCTGTGGACGACTCGACCCCTGTGGGAGCTGGCTTGCCAGCGATTGGCATCACGCCATCTTCACGCCAGGCGTCAGGGCGGCAGGCAACACCAGGCTTGGAGTCTCCAGCGACGCCACCGGGTACGCGCAGTAATCCGCTGCGTAATAGGCGCTGGCGCGATGGTTACCCGAGGCACCGACACCGCCGAACGGCGCGCTGCTCGCAGCACCGGTCAGCTGTTTGTTCCAGTTGACGATCCCGGCGCGGCTTTCCAGCCAGAACTGCTGATAACGCGCTTCGGAATCCGACAACAAACCAGCGGCCAAGCCGTAAGCGGTGTTGTTCGCCTCAGTGATCGCCGCTTCGAAGTCGATGTAGCGAATTACTTGCAGCAACGGGCCAAACAGCTCTTCGTCCGGACGCTCGGCAACCGCCGTCACATCGAGAATGCCCGGGGTCAGCAACGCGGCCTGTGCCTGTGGCTGAGTCATCGCCAGCAACGACACCGCGCCATTGGCCAACAGATGTGCTTGAGCGTCCATCAGCGCTTTCGCCGCGCCGAGGGAAATCACCGAGCCCATGAACGGCGCGGGTTGCTGATCGAATGCACCGACCTCGATGGTCGAGCTGACTTCAACCAAACGCTTGAGCAGGCTGTCGCCCCACGCGCCTTGGGGCACCAGCAGACGGCGTGCACAGGTGCAACGCTGGCCGGCAGAAATGAACGCCGACTGAATGATCGTGTAAACAGCTGCATCGAGATCCGCGACCTGGTCGACCACCAGCGGGTTATTCCCGCCCATTTCCAGCGCGAGAATCTTGTCCGGACGCCCGGCGAATTGCTGGTGCAGATGATTGCCGGTGCGGCTCGAACCGGTGAAGAACAGACCATCGATGCCCGGGTTCGCCGCCAGCGCGATGCCGGTTTCGCGAGCGCCTTGCAGCAGGTTCAAAACGCCTGCCGGCAAGCCCGCTTCGATCCAGCATTTAACCGTCAGCTCGGCAACTTTCGGGGTCAGTTCGCTCGGTTTGAACAGCACGCTGTTACCGGCCAGCAGCGCCGGAACGATGTGACCGTTGGGCAAGTGACCGGGGAAGTTGTAAGGGCCGAACACCGCGACCACGCCGTGCGGTTTGTGGCGCAACACGGCAGTGGCGTCGCCCAACGGGCCGCTCTTCTCGCCAGTACGCTCGCGGTAGCTCTGCACCGAGATCGCGATCTTGTTGACCATGCTGGTCACTTCGGTCGCAGCTTCCCACAGCGGTTTGCCGGTCTCTTCACCAATGGTGCGAGCCAGTTCGTCAGCGTGGTTTTTCAGCGACGCGGCGAAAGCCTCAAGCACGCTGATGCGCTCTTCCAGCGTACGACGTGCCCAACCCGGAAACGCCTGACGCGCAGCCTGCACCGCCGATTCAACCTGAGCAGCGGTGGCGCCCTCCCCCGACCACAGCACTTGCTGTGTCACCGGGTTCAACGATTGAAAGGCTTCGCCCTGACCGGCCAGCCACTCACCTGCGATGTATAGCGAATTCATTATTTCGACTCCCGTGCAGCGGACAACGCCACGGCGCGCACTTGGTCGCCAGCGTTGAGTTGAAGACGTTTTGCGGTCTGCGGATCGACCACCAGCGTACCGGCAGCCAGACGCGCCGGCGCAGCGGTGATACGGCAGTCTTCGCGCTTGCGGTTATGGATGATGAACGGCGTGGCGTCGTCGCCCGGTGTACCGACAGCGAGCACCAGCGCTTCACTGTCACGCACCGCGCGGATCTTGCCGGTTTCGCATTCGATGGCGGGACCTGCGTCGAAGATGTCGACGTAACCCTGATAGCTGAAACCTTCGCCCTTGAGCATCGCCAAGGCTGGCTCGGTGTCCGGGTGAACCTGACCGATGACACTGCGCGCGCCTTCGGAGAGGAAGCAGGTGTACAGCGGGAATTTCGGCATCAGTTCAGCGATGAACGCCTTGTTGCCAACCCCGGTGAGGTAGTCAGCCTGACTGAATTCCATTTTGAAGAAGTGCCGACCGAGGCTTTCCCAGAACGGCGAACGGCCAGCGTCATCGGAGACACCGCGCATTTCGGCAATGATCTTGTTGCCGAACAGCTCAGGGAATTCCGCGATGAACAGCATCCGCGCCTTCGACAGCATGCGACCGTTCAGACCGCTGCGGTAATCGGCATGCAGGAACAGCGAGCACAGTTCGGAATTGCCGGTCAGGTCGTTGGCCAGAAACAGCGTCGGAATCTCGCGATAGATGTTCAGCTCTTGCGAAGCGCTGACAGTGAGGCCGACACGGAAGTTGTACCAGGGCTCACGCATACCGACCGCGCCGGCGATGGCAGAAATCCCCACCACGCGGCCGTCGTCGTCTTCGAGCACGAACAGGTAGTCCGCATCGCCACGGCCGGCTTCGCCGCGAAAGGTCTTCTCGGCCCAGCCGACCCGGTGGGCCAGACGTTCTTCGTTGGCCGGCAATGTGGTCAGGCCGGTGCCGGTGCTGCGGGCCAGGTCGATCAGCGCGGATAAATCGCTGCTGCGTACGGGACGAACAATCATGCTATCTCCTCAAACGGGCCGCCTTCGCCACCCGTGAAACTCGCTAAGGCGTTAAACCGCCACCAGGCGCACGCTGGCACCTTCACCGACGCCCAGGGCTTCGGCCGCTTCCAGATCCAGAGTCACCGGTTTGCCCGGCGCGTAATCCAGTTCCAGCAGCACCGCGCGGTAATCCTGCAACTGCGCATTGGCCACCAGATACTGGCGCCCGGCACCTTTGACCGGCTCGCCGATCTTCACCGGCACCACGCGGCTCTGGGCGATCGAACGGATCCCCGAAACGCGCGCATGCAGGGTCGGGCCACCGTCGAAAATGTCGATGTAGTGATCGGTCTCGAAGCCTTCGCGCATCAGGATGTCGAAGGTGATCTGCGCACGCGGATGCACCTGGCCCATCGCCTCTTGGGCGGAATCCGGCAGCAGCGGCACGTAGATCGGGTAATGCGGCATCAGCTCGGCAAGGAACGTGCGGCTTTTCAGCCCGCACAGACGTTCGGCTTCGGCGTAGTTGAGGTCGAAGAAGTTGCGACCGATCGCATCCCAGAATGGCGAGTCGCCGTTCTCGTCGCTGTAACCGACGATCTCGGTGACCACCGAATCAGCGAAACGCTCCGGATGGCTGGCGACGAATAACAGACGGCCACGGGAATTGAGCTCGGACCACGGCGAACCGACCAGCTCGCGCTGCACGTAGAAACTGGTCAGCAAGC encodes:
- the astD gene encoding succinylglutamate-semialdehyde dehydrogenase, with product MMNSLYIAGEWLAGQGEAFQSLNPVTQQVLWSGEGATAAQVESAVQAARQAFPGWARRTLEERISVLEAFAASLKNHADELARTIGEETGKPLWEAATEVTSMVNKIAISVQSYRERTGEKSGPLGDATAVLRHKPHGVVAVFGPYNFPGHLPNGHIVPALLAGNSVLFKPSELTPKVAELTVKCWIEAGLPAGVLNLLQGARETGIALAANPGIDGLFFTGSSRTGNHLHQQFAGRPDKILALEMGGNNPLVVDQVADLDAAVYTIIQSAFISAGQRCTCARRLLVPQGAWGDSLLKRLVEVSSTIEVGAFDQQPAPFMGSVISLGAAKALMDAQAHLLANGAVSLLAMTQPQAQAALLTPGILDVTAVAERPDEELFGPLLQVIRYIDFEAAITEANNTAYGLAAGLLSDSEARYQQFWLESRAGIVNWNKQLTGAASSAPFGGVGASGNHRASAYYAADYCAYPVASLETPSLVLPAALTPGVKMA
- the astA gene encoding arginine N-succinyltransferase, translated to MIVRPVRSSDLSALIDLARSTGTGLTTLPANEERLAHRVGWAEKTFRGEAGRGDADYLFVLEDDDGRVVGISAIAGAVGMREPWYNFRVGLTVSASQELNIYREIPTLFLANDLTGNSELCSLFLHADYRSGLNGRMLSKARMLFIAEFPELFGNKIIAEMRGVSDDAGRSPFWESLGRHFFKMEFSQADYLTGVGNKAFIAELMPKFPLYTCFLSEGARSVIGQVHPDTEPALAMLKGEGFSYQGYVDIFDAGPAIECETGKIRAVRDSEALVLAVGTPGDDATPFIIHNRKREDCRITAAPARLAAGTLVVDPQTAKRLQLNAGDQVRAVALSAARESK
- the aruF gene encoding arginine/ornithine succinyltransferase subunit alpha translates to MLVMRPAQMADLGEVQRLAADSPIGVTSLPDDVERLSDKIAASEASFAAEVSFNGEESYFFVLEDSTTGKLVGCSAIVASAGYSEPFYSFRNETFVHASRELKIHNKIHVLSQCHDLTGNSLLTSFYVQRELVGSPWSELNSRGRLLFVASHPERFADSVVTEIVGYSDENGDSPFWDAIGRNFFDLNYAEAERLCGLKSRTFLAELMPHYPIYVPLLPDSAQEAMGQVHPRAQITFDILMREGFETDHYIDIFDGGPTLHARVSGIRSIAQSRVVPVKIGEPVKGAGRQYLVANAQLQDYRAVLLELDYAPGKPVTLDLEAAEALGVGEGASVRLVAV